Proteins encoded in a region of the Elaeis guineensis isolate ETL-2024a chromosome 7, EG11, whole genome shotgun sequence genome:
- the LOC105048599 gene encoding thioredoxin domain-containing protein PLP3A, with protein MEPDSVRSTLSGLALGNVMAAAARDYQKELLAKEKTQAKPATNDVVDLDELIDDPELEKLHTERIAALKKEFEKREVLKRQGHGEYREITEGDFLGEVTGSEKVICHFYHHEFYRCKIMDKHLKALAPLHIDTKFIKLDAENAPFFVTKLAVKTLPCVMLFKNGIAFDRLIGFQDLGSKDDFTMRALENLLKRKGIIDERKADDNDEDADNYRHRSIRASAVQESDSD; from the exons atggaACCCGATTCGGTTCGCTCGACCTTGTCCGGCCTCGCGCTGGGGAATGTGATGGCCGCGGCGGCCAGGGATTACCAAAAG GAATTGTTAGCCAAAGAGAAGACCCAGGCAAAGCCAGCTACCAACGACGtggttgatcttgatgaactGATAGAT GACCCTGAGCTGGAAAAATTGCACACAGAGAGAATTGCAGCTCTTAAG AAAGAGTTTGAGAAGCGAGAAGTCCTAAAAAGGCAAGGTCATGGAGAGTATAGGGAGATAACTGAAGGGGACTTTCTAGGGGAAGTCACTGGTAGTGAAAAAGTGATTTGCCATTTCTACCACCATGAATTTTATCGTTGCAA GATAATGGACAAGCATTTAAAGGCTCTGGCACCGTTGCACATTGATACAAAGTTCATCAAGCTGGATGCGGAA AATGCTCCCTTCTTTGTGACAAAATTAGCAGTCAAAACCCTGCCTTGTGTCATGTTGTTCAA AAATGGCATTGCCTTCGACAGGCTGATTGGGTTTCAGGATCTTGGCAGCAAAGATGATTTCACCATGAGAGCCTTAGAGAATCTTCTGAAAAGAAAAG GCATCATAGATGAAAGGAAAGCAGATGACAATGACGAAGATGCAGACAATTACAGACACAGGAGCATCAGGGCCTCCGCTGTTCAGGAATCTGATTCGGACTGA
- the LOC105048600 gene encoding uncharacterized protein isoform X1 — MSSPYPVLNNKPIDQWKVTELKEELRRRKLPVKGLKEDLVKRLDEAVRNENESTNEEVDNGLDPAPDPKDNGDQEEADLPAEAHTEFVVDQVEKTDNDATMADMDCGPLDVNQSVKVQDGDPLPVMGSDAAAGESSFNAASMEDSVDESKIVTLNNDSSGQELRHDEKHEDSKPTMDDVKLSPSEPNNQVSEVSPDLGSQVKCESISIDSVSIIEKNELKDNLNADNFHLEVVKPEMVQTSSSNDPPIGGDLHPLDDDKELVKNQVSLEETNAKYATHMELSKKEDSADGGSPEKLNLDRSSGDESMEEDVLESKHIESNIKSDELGEKTEASKMHAEEKETSVDAVGGGSALEKKDTVDEEELGPTALEKRKLEDAEAVGSNEPIKRQRRWNSENIKVPERQTSNLSTSSAHKDAVQPTKRTFSRSDSTLSGDSPKERIVPPSQKPATTSLRIDRFLRPFTLKAVQELLAKTGTVCSFWMDQIKTHCYVTYSSVEEAVATRNAVYNLQWPPNGGKLLVAEFVDPQEVKMHVEAPPQSPGPISPSPTTPKASPFQQPQASQPPRQNALRQQLPPPPPLPPPPPLSDPPVRERLPPPPPPKKPEPPVVTLDDLFKKTKANPRIYYLPLSEEQVAAKLAAQGKSIRE, encoded by the exons ATGTCGTCACCGTATCCGGTTCTCAACAACAAACCCATTGATCAATGGAAGGTTACTGAATTAAAAGAAGAGCTTCGTAGAAGGAAGTTGCCTGTTAAGGGTCTGAAGGAGGACCTGGTGAAGCGGTTAGATGAAGCAGTTCGAAATGAGAATGAATCGACTAATGAAGAAGTGGATAATGGCCTTGATCCTGCTCCAGATCCTAAGGACAATGGTGATCAAGAGGAAGCAGATCTGCCAGCGGAAGCTCATACTGAATTTGTCGTAGATCAAGTTGAGAAAACTGACAATGATGCCACTATGGCTGACATGGATTGTGGCCCTCTGGATGTCAATCAAAGTGTCAAAGTTCAAGATGGGGATCCATTGCCTGTTATGGGATCAGATGCAGCAGCTGGGGAATCATCATTTAATGCAGCTTCCATGGAAGACAGTGTGGATGAAAGCAAAATAGTGACTCTTAATAACGATTCAAGTGGTCAAGAGTTGAGACATGACGAAAAGCACGAGGATTCAAAGCCTACCATGGACGATGTCAAGCTCAGCCCTTCAGAACCGAACAATCAGGTATCTGAGGTCAGCCCAGATTTAGGGTCCCAAGTAAAGTGTGAGTCAATTTCTATTGATTCtgtgtcaattattgaaaaaaatgaaCTAAAGGATAATTTGAATGCTGACAATTTTCATTTAGAAGTTGTTAAACCGGAGATGGTGCAAACATCATCCAGCAATGATCCTCCCATTGGTGGTGATTTGCACCCCTTGGATGATGACAAAGAGCTGGTTAAGAACCAGGTCTCTTTGGAAGAAACCAATGCCAAATATGCTACACATATGGAACTTAGCAAGAAAGAAGATAGTGCAGATGGAGGTTCTCcagaaaaattaaatttagataggagTTCTGGTGATGAATCGATGGAGGAGGATGTCTTGGAAAGTAAACATATTGAGTCCAATATTAAGTCTGATGAACTGGGAGAAAAAACTGAGGCCAGCAAAATGCATGCTGAAGAAAAGGAGACCAGTGTTGATGCTGTGGGGGGTGGGTCTGCTCTTGAAAAGAAGGATACTGTTGATGAGGAGGAGTTGGGGCCTACAGCTCTCGAGAAGAGAAAACTTGAAG ATGCTGAAGCTGTTGGGAGCAATGAGCCAATAAAGCGGCAACGTCGGTGGAATTCAGAGAACATCAAAGTTCCAGAACGGCAAACATCTAATCTCAGCACTTCAAGTGCACACAAGGATGCAGTTCAACCTACTAAGCGTACATTCAGCAGGTCTGACTCAACACTCAGTGGAGATTCCCCGAAGGAGCGTATTG TGCCACCATCACAGAAACCTGCCACAACTTCCCTGAGAATAGATCGTTTTTTGCGTCCCTTCACTCTGAAAGCTGTTCAGGAGCTGCTTGCAAAAACTGGAACCGTCTGCAGTTTCTGGATGGACCAAATCAAGACGCACTGCTATGTAACT TATTCATCTGTTGAGGAAGCTGTAGCAACTCGAAACGCTGTCTACAATCTCCAGTGGCCGCCTAATGGTGGTAAACTTCTAGTTGCCGAGTTTGTTGACCCTCAAGAAGTAAAGATGCATGTTGAGGCCCCACCACAATCACCTGGTCCCATCAGTCCTAGCCCCACGACGCCAAAGGCATCTCCCTTCCAGCAACCCCAGGCATCCCAACCGCCTCGTCAAAATGCCCTTAGGCAGCAGCTTCCTCCCCCACCACCCCTCCCTCCACCACCACCTCTATCTGATCCCCCTGTCAGGGAACGGCTTCCTCCACCACCTCCGCCAAAGAAACCCGAACCACCTGTTGTGACACTTGATGATCTCTTCAAGAAAACAAAAGCCAACCCAAGGATCTACTATCTACCCTTGTCTGAAGAACAGGTGGCAGCTAAACTTGCAGCACAGGGCAAAAGCATCAGAGAGTAG
- the LOC105048600 gene encoding uncharacterized protein isoform X2 codes for MSSPYPVLNNKPIDQWKVTELKEELRRRKLPVKGLKEDLVKRLDEAVRNENESTNEEVDNGLDPAPDPKDNGDQEEADLPAEAHTEFVVDQVEKTDNDATMADMDCGPLDVNQSVKVQDGDPLPVMGSDAAAGESSFNAASMEDSVDESKIVTLNNDSSGQELRHDEKHEDSKPTMDDVKLSPSEPNNQVSEVSPDLGSQVKFVKPEMVQTSSSNDPPIGGDLHPLDDDKELVKNQVSLEETNAKYATHMELSKKEDSADGGSPEKLNLDRSSGDESMEEDVLESKHIESNIKSDELGEKTEASKMHAEEKETSVDAVGGGSALEKKDTVDEEELGPTALEKRKLEDAEAVGSNEPIKRQRRWNSENIKVPERQTSNLSTSSAHKDAVQPTKRTFSRSDSTLSGDSPKERIVPPSQKPATTSLRIDRFLRPFTLKAVQELLAKTGTVCSFWMDQIKTHCYVTYSSVEEAVATRNAVYNLQWPPNGGKLLVAEFVDPQEVKMHVEAPPQSPGPISPSPTTPKASPFQQPQASQPPRQNALRQQLPPPPPLPPPPPLSDPPVRERLPPPPPPKKPEPPVVTLDDLFKKTKANPRIYYLPLSEEQVAAKLAAQGKSIRE; via the exons ATGTCGTCACCGTATCCGGTTCTCAACAACAAACCCATTGATCAATGGAAGGTTACTGAATTAAAAGAAGAGCTTCGTAGAAGGAAGTTGCCTGTTAAGGGTCTGAAGGAGGACCTGGTGAAGCGGTTAGATGAAGCAGTTCGAAATGAGAATGAATCGACTAATGAAGAAGTGGATAATGGCCTTGATCCTGCTCCAGATCCTAAGGACAATGGTGATCAAGAGGAAGCAGATCTGCCAGCGGAAGCTCATACTGAATTTGTCGTAGATCAAGTTGAGAAAACTGACAATGATGCCACTATGGCTGACATGGATTGTGGCCCTCTGGATGTCAATCAAAGTGTCAAAGTTCAAGATGGGGATCCATTGCCTGTTATGGGATCAGATGCAGCAGCTGGGGAATCATCATTTAATGCAGCTTCCATGGAAGACAGTGTGGATGAAAGCAAAATAGTGACTCTTAATAACGATTCAAGTGGTCAAGAGTTGAGACATGACGAAAAGCACGAGGATTCAAAGCCTACCATGGACGATGTCAAGCTCAGCCCTTCAGAACCGAACAATCAGGTATCTGAGGTCAGCCCAGATTTAGGGTCCCAAGTAAAGT TTGTTAAACCGGAGATGGTGCAAACATCATCCAGCAATGATCCTCCCATTGGTGGTGATTTGCACCCCTTGGATGATGACAAAGAGCTGGTTAAGAACCAGGTCTCTTTGGAAGAAACCAATGCCAAATATGCTACACATATGGAACTTAGCAAGAAAGAAGATAGTGCAGATGGAGGTTCTCcagaaaaattaaatttagataggagTTCTGGTGATGAATCGATGGAGGAGGATGTCTTGGAAAGTAAACATATTGAGTCCAATATTAAGTCTGATGAACTGGGAGAAAAAACTGAGGCCAGCAAAATGCATGCTGAAGAAAAGGAGACCAGTGTTGATGCTGTGGGGGGTGGGTCTGCTCTTGAAAAGAAGGATACTGTTGATGAGGAGGAGTTGGGGCCTACAGCTCTCGAGAAGAGAAAACTTGAAG ATGCTGAAGCTGTTGGGAGCAATGAGCCAATAAAGCGGCAACGTCGGTGGAATTCAGAGAACATCAAAGTTCCAGAACGGCAAACATCTAATCTCAGCACTTCAAGTGCACACAAGGATGCAGTTCAACCTACTAAGCGTACATTCAGCAGGTCTGACTCAACACTCAGTGGAGATTCCCCGAAGGAGCGTATTG TGCCACCATCACAGAAACCTGCCACAACTTCCCTGAGAATAGATCGTTTTTTGCGTCCCTTCACTCTGAAAGCTGTTCAGGAGCTGCTTGCAAAAACTGGAACCGTCTGCAGTTTCTGGATGGACCAAATCAAGACGCACTGCTATGTAACT TATTCATCTGTTGAGGAAGCTGTAGCAACTCGAAACGCTGTCTACAATCTCCAGTGGCCGCCTAATGGTGGTAAACTTCTAGTTGCCGAGTTTGTTGACCCTCAAGAAGTAAAGATGCATGTTGAGGCCCCACCACAATCACCTGGTCCCATCAGTCCTAGCCCCACGACGCCAAAGGCATCTCCCTTCCAGCAACCCCAGGCATCCCAACCGCCTCGTCAAAATGCCCTTAGGCAGCAGCTTCCTCCCCCACCACCCCTCCCTCCACCACCACCTCTATCTGATCCCCCTGTCAGGGAACGGCTTCCTCCACCACCTCCGCCAAAGAAACCCGAACCACCTGTTGTGACACTTGATGATCTCTTCAAGAAAACAAAAGCCAACCCAAGGATCTACTATCTACCCTTGTCTGAAGAACAGGTGGCAGCTAAACTTGCAGCACAGGGCAAAAGCATCAGAGAGTAG
- the LOC105048601 gene encoding uncharacterized protein produces MSLLTTKISPGPFLRLLLPSAARPLSSAAPASGGASAEARTQKLERIADELLSLTKAERDDYSILFRLRLGLQQWIPAGGVPTPGAGARLAAEAMNPAEVKEKTAFDIKLEKFDTAAKIKVIKEVRTFTDLGLKEAKELVEKTPVVLKKGVTKEEAEAIAAKLKEVGATVVLE; encoded by the coding sequence ATGTCCCTCCTAACCACCAAAATATCTCCCGGTCCCTTCCTCCGCCTCCTCCTTCCCTCCGCCGCCCGGCCGCTCTCCTCCGCCGCCCCCGCAAGCGGCGGCGCCTCTGCCGAGGCCCGGACCCAGAAGCTGGAGCGCATCGCCGACGAGCTCCTCTCCCTCACCAAGGCCGAGCGCGACGACTACTCCATCCTTTTCCGCCTCAGACTGGGGCTCCAACAGTGGATCCCTGCCGGCGGTGTGCCCACCCCGGGGGCGGGGGCCAGGCTGGCGGCGGAGGCCATGAACCCCGCAGAGGTGAAGGAGAAGACGGCGTTCGACATCAAGTTGGAGAAGTTCGATACCGCGGCCAAGATCAAGGTCATCAAGGAGGTCCGGACCTTCACGGATCTTGGCCTCAAGGAGGCCAAGGAGTTGGTGGAAAAGACCCCTGTGGTGCTCAAGAAGGGGGTCACTAAGGAGGAGGCCGAGGCCATCGCCGCCAAGCTCAAGGAGGTCGGCGCCACCGTCGTATTGGAGTGA